A region from the uncultured Draconibacterium sp. genome encodes:
- a CDS encoding FecR domain-containing protein, which produces MSEKKLHSKALNHLEKDLFEKGKINWNRSEEDIWATLQREIDDKPANVVSFKQDVIQWVAAAVIFVLVGLLGVVSTYHKTINCLPGERMTAELPDGSTVEMNAASKLVYYPLKWKLERKVNFEGEGFFNVEKGSKFTVKSKYGSTQVLGTSFNIFARDKKYRVTCLTGKVQVHTGKDETVVLLPQNHAELEEGKLVLTKMFNTEKAVSWKQNFFFFAGRPLKEVIDEIERQYAVTIKLDPELNNRNFGSNFSKQHSVEDVLDFVCKPMSLKYTKQNENVYFVTEES; this is translated from the coding sequence ATGAGTGAAAAAAAATTACATAGTAAGGCTTTAAACCACCTCGAAAAAGATCTCTTTGAGAAGGGAAAGATTAACTGGAACAGGTCGGAAGAGGATATTTGGGCAACATTGCAACGAGAGATTGATGATAAACCAGCCAATGTTGTTTCCTTTAAACAGGATGTAATTCAGTGGGTGGCGGCTGCCGTAATTTTTGTATTGGTTGGTCTACTTGGAGTGGTGTCAACCTATCATAAAACCATAAACTGTTTACCCGGAGAAAGAATGACCGCTGAATTACCCGATGGCTCTACTGTTGAGATGAATGCGGCATCAAAACTGGTTTATTACCCCTTAAAATGGAAGTTGGAGCGTAAGGTGAATTTTGAAGGAGAAGGATTCTTTAACGTTGAGAAAGGTTCAAAATTTACGGTGAAATCAAAATATGGCTCCACACAGGTTTTGGGTACATCATTTAATATTTTTGCCCGCGACAAAAAATACCGGGTAACCTGTTTAACCGGGAAAGTACAGGTGCACACGGGAAAAGACGAAACCGTGGTTTTATTGCCGCAAAACCATGCCGAACTGGAGGAGGGGAAACTGGTTTTAACAAAAATGTTTAACACAGAAAAAGCTGTTAGCTGGAAACAAAACTTTTTCTTTTTCGCCGGCAGGCCACTAAAAGAGGTAATTGATGAAATTGAGCGCCAGTATGCAGTAACAATAAAACTCGATCCGGAATTAAATAATCGTAACTTTGGAAGCAATTTCTCGAAACAACACAGCGTTGAAGATGTGTTGGATTTTGTTTGCAAACCCATGAGTTTGAAGTATACCAAACAAAACGAGAATGTATATTTTGTTACAGAGGAAAGTTAA
- a CDS encoding sigma-70 family RNA polymerase sigma factor, which yields MTKKEFKKLFDEHFAQIRSYVFYRSGDTELATDIAQEVFLTIWEKQLQIDLKRVKGLLYKIANNIFVSHCRKEKRSFDFFDHFEYTGESRSPEEEMVFSQLKENYRLALAKMPEKQRTVFLMSRVEALSYREIAEITGVSIKAIEKRMKLALAYLRTSLNTNE from the coding sequence TTGACTAAGAAAGAATTTAAAAAACTATTTGATGAGCATTTTGCGCAAATTCGCAGCTACGTGTTCTACCGGTCTGGAGATACCGAACTGGCAACCGACATTGCGCAGGAGGTTTTTCTTACCATCTGGGAAAAGCAACTACAGATTGATTTGAAACGAGTAAAGGGACTACTTTATAAAATTGCCAACAATATTTTTGTTTCACATTGCCGCAAAGAAAAACGTTCATTCGATTTTTTTGATCATTTCGAATACACTGGCGAATCAAGATCGCCCGAAGAAGAGATGGTGTTTTCTCAGTTGAAAGAAAACTACCGATTGGCACTGGCTAAAATGCCGGAAAAACAACGAACCGTTTTTTTAATGAGCAGAGTAGAAGCTCTGAGTTACAGAGAGATTGCCGAGATAACAGGTGTTAGTATAAAAGCAATAGAAAAAAGAATGAAACTTGCACTTGCTTATTTAAGAACAAGCTTAAACACTAATGAGTGA
- a CDS encoding alkaline phosphatase family protein, with translation MKLSVVVIIVFLLFIFGGYSHAQNNLQSKNNNPKVVVGIVVENMRSDYIQRFWDKFQPNGFKKIYSQGAVCQNVKLTLHEQNYASGTATLFTGVHPSIHGIVSNQWYDRLKKKEIDSTEDDYYFTVGADTDAGNASPANLLSTTLTDNLKILSGGKAKVFSAALNRESAIFAAGHAADGAYWFDTESGRMISSSFYVSTFPDWVRVFNSENYADIYSHRTWTTLLPETSYTECLRDDYLLERGYFGEFNTFPHAINKYIKRTGDFRPFKTTPSANMMIKDFTLRLLENEEIGKDDVTDFVTAVFSSMDYENNSFGPASLEMMDTYLYLDQYIGELVDEAEKKFGKDNVLFFLTANTSASYPIEYLKEEFHLTVDYFNVESAIALLTSYLNITYGEQNWIEHYSDLQLYLDHDIINKSNKVSLNELREVCSNFINQFTGVQVSMPAFQLEQGSSANGLFEPLYNTYHKNRSGDFIYTLKEGWQPGYKFKRVNYTDQSRIPIILWGAGIKPQQINSTYNAADLVPTLAQLINVPIPDKCQGKIISEILKK, from the coding sequence ATGAAGCTTAGTGTTGTTGTAATTATTGTTTTTTTGTTATTCATTTTTGGTGGCTACTCGCATGCTCAAAATAATTTGCAATCGAAAAACAATAACCCCAAAGTGGTGGTGGGAATTGTTGTAGAAAATATGCGCTCCGATTATATTCAGCGGTTTTGGGATAAATTTCAACCCAATGGATTTAAGAAAATTTATTCGCAGGGAGCCGTTTGCCAAAATGTAAAACTTACCCTGCACGAACAAAACTATGCCAGTGGCACGGCAACACTATTTACAGGTGTTCATCCATCTATTCACGGAATAGTTTCAAACCAATGGTACGACAGGTTAAAGAAAAAAGAGATTGATAGTACCGAAGACGACTATTATTTTACGGTGGGTGCCGATACCGATGCCGGTAATGCTTCGCCAGCAAACCTTTTGTCGACAACCCTTACCGATAACCTTAAAATTTTAAGTGGAGGAAAAGCCAAAGTATTTAGTGCGGCTTTAAACCGCGAATCGGCAATTTTTGCTGCCGGCCATGCCGCCGACGGGGCTTACTGGTTTGATACCGAATCGGGCCGTATGATTTCAAGTTCTTTTTATGTTAGTACTTTCCCCGATTGGGTGCGGGTGTTTAACAGCGAGAATTATGCCGACATTTACAGTCACCGCACCTGGACAACTTTACTGCCTGAAACCAGCTATACCGAATGCCTGCGCGACGACTACCTGCTTGAGCGAGGTTACTTTGGCGAGTTTAATACCTTTCCGCACGCCATTAACAAGTATATAAAAAGAACAGGCGATTTCAGGCCTTTTAAAACTACACCCTCTGCCAATATGATGATTAAAGATTTTACCCTTCGTCTGTTAGAAAACGAAGAGATTGGCAAAGATGATGTTACCGATTTTGTGACTGCTGTTTTTTCGAGCATGGATTACGAAAACAACTCATTCGGACCGGCTTCGCTTGAAATGATGGATACGTATCTATATCTCGACCAATATATTGGTGAACTGGTTGATGAGGCAGAGAAAAAATTTGGAAAGGACAATGTACTTTTCTTTCTAACAGCAAATACTTCGGCATCGTACCCCATTGAGTACCTGAAAGAAGAGTTTCACCTTACTGTTGACTATTTTAATGTGGAAAGTGCCATTGCTTTGCTTACTTCATACCTGAATATCACCTATGGAGAACAAAACTGGATTGAACATTATTCTGATTTACAACTTTACCTCGACCACGATATTATTAACAAAAGCAACAAGGTAAGCTTAAACGAGCTTCGGGAGGTATGTTCAAACTTTATCAATCAATTTACAGGAGTACAGGTTTCAATGCCGGCATTTCAGCTCGAGCAGGGTAGCTCTGCCAATGGTCTGTTTGAACCCTTGTACAACACTTACCATAAAAACCGCTCGGGAGACTTTATTTACACCTTGAAAGAAGGTTGGCAACCCGGCTACAAATTTAAACGGGTTAATTACACTGATCAATCGCGAATACCTATAATTTTATGGGGAGCGGGCATAAAACCACAACAAATTAATTCCACCTACAATGCTGCTGACCTGGTACCAACACTGGCGCAGCTAATTAATGTTCCTATTCCCGACAAATGCCAGGGAAAAATAATTAGTGAAATACTGAAAAAGTAA
- a CDS encoding carboxypeptidase-like regulatory domain-containing protein, whose translation MKTVLITHFALLLFVIPGIGWAQVVAITGYVNDGSNGKALENVSIFDKNSGIGTITNQNGFYKLILEKGDVNLSVSTGGFKPAMHLVKAISDTTLVVSLQPRINSKNRPKKEEQVHADLKPEKKSRKGFNLF comes from the coding sequence ATGAAAACAGTATTAATCACCCATTTCGCCTTGCTTTTATTTGTAATTCCAGGTATCGGTTGGGCCCAGGTTGTTGCCATAACGGGTTATGTTAACGATGGCAGCAACGGAAAAGCTTTAGAGAATGTTAGTATTTTTGATAAAAACTCAGGAATAGGCACCATTACGAACCAGAATGGATTTTATAAACTCATCCTTGAGAAAGGAGATGTTAATTTATCGGTTTCAACAGGTGGCTTTAAACCGGCCATGCATCTTGTAAAAGCCATTTCTGATACTACGCTTGTGGTTAGCTTACAACCAAGGATAAACAGTAAAAACCGCCCCAAAAAGGAGGAGCAGGTACATGCAGATTTAAAGCCTGAAAAAAAGAGCAGGAAAGGATTTAATCTGTTTTAA
- the nuoE gene encoding NADH-quinone oxidoreductase subunit NuoE, which produces MDPIQSLIKDLADKHGRRRESVLPIMQGVVEHEKFLSERSMIEIAREIDIPAADVYGTATFYSFLETKPAGKYTIRVCKTITCAMKGKNQVLFAIQDMLKIKLGETTPDKQFTLLETNCLGWCHKAPAMLINDDVYTELTPEKVREILSNYMKQNVHH; this is translated from the coding sequence ATGGATCCAATCCAATCGTTAATTAAAGATCTTGCTGATAAACACGGACGACGCAGAGAAAGTGTTTTACCCATTATGCAAGGCGTTGTTGAGCATGAGAAATTTCTGTCGGAACGCTCAATGATTGAAATTGCAAGAGAGATTGACATTCCGGCTGCCGATGTTTATGGAACAGCAACCTTTTATTCATTTCTTGAGACAAAACCAGCAGGTAAATACACCATCAGGGTATGCAAAACTATTACCTGTGCAATGAAAGGTAAAAACCAGGTTTTATTTGCCATTCAAGACATGTTAAAAATTAAGTTAGGGGAAACCACCCCCGACAAACAATTTACGCTTTTAGAGACCAACTGCCTGGGATGGTGCCACAAGGCACCTGCAATGCTGATAAACGATGACGTTTATACTGAACTCACTCCCGAAAAAGTGAGGGAAATTCTGTCGAATTACATGAAACAAAACGTTCACCATTAA
- a CDS encoding NADH-ubiquinone oxidoreductase-F iron-sulfur binding region domain-containing protein has protein sequence MASSHQLKRVDFIFRNENDWEKILSATIKKKPQDLINELISSELKGRGGAGFPTGLKWKLTAEAKEKQKYVICNADEGEPGTFKDREILSRVPYKVLTAMAICGYITGANKGFIYLRGEYKFLQPELNKAIDEFDYYCKEINLDFSIEIFMGSGAYICGEETALMESMEGKRGEPRNKPPFPTQRGYMGKPTVINNVETLVHTYTIFKYGAKKFYDLGVQYSRGTKLFSVSGDTPKPGIYELELGMSLQDFVYEFGDGDTKAVQVGGASGFLVPRKKFKDAAIGFRGKLTGISLPTGGSMMLFNSSRSMFNVLDNYLEFFREESCGQCTPCRVGCQQLLLGIKAVKRGDKPASYLDKLMRLTETMQYTAKCGLGQSVANSFSSIVENFREEMIY, from the coding sequence ATGGCAAGTTCTCATCAACTAAAACGTGTTGATTTCATTTTCAGAAATGAAAACGACTGGGAAAAAATACTTTCCGCAACCATTAAAAAGAAACCGCAGGATTTAATTAATGAGCTGATAAGTTCAGAATTAAAAGGAAGAGGAGGCGCAGGGTTTCCAACCGGCCTAAAATGGAAACTAACTGCCGAGGCAAAAGAAAAACAGAAATACGTAATTTGTAATGCCGATGAAGGAGAGCCGGGAACTTTTAAAGACCGCGAAATTCTATCACGGGTGCCTTATAAAGTTTTAACGGCAATGGCCATTTGTGGTTACATCACCGGAGCTAACAAAGGCTTTATCTACCTGCGTGGCGAATACAAATTTTTGCAACCCGAACTAAACAAAGCCATTGACGAGTTTGACTACTATTGCAAAGAAATTAATCTCGATTTTAGCATTGAAATATTTATGGGCAGTGGCGCCTACATTTGCGGCGAAGAAACAGCTCTGATGGAATCGATGGAAGGAAAAAGGGGCGAACCCCGGAATAAACCACCGTTTCCAACACAAAGAGGCTACATGGGCAAACCCACCGTTATTAATAATGTTGAAACGCTGGTGCACACTTATACCATTTTTAAATACGGAGCAAAAAAATTCTACGATTTAGGCGTTCAATATTCCAGAGGAACCAAATTATTTTCGGTATCGGGCGATACACCAAAGCCGGGTATTTACGAACTTGAACTGGGGATGAGCCTGCAGGATTTTGTTTACGAGTTTGGCGATGGCGATACCAAAGCCGTGCAGGTTGGTGGAGCATCAGGATTTCTGGTTCCGCGTAAAAAGTTTAAAGATGCTGCTATCGGTTTTCGTGGAAAATTAACCGGCATATCGTTACCAACCGGAGGATCGATGATGCTTTTTAACAGCTCTCGATCAATGTTTAACGTGCTGGACAACTACCTCGAATTCTTCCGCGAAGAATCATGCGGACAATGCACTCCCTGCCGCGTTGGTTGCCAACAATTATTGTTGGGCATTAAGGCTGTAAAACGTGGAGACAAACCGGCTTCTTACCTTGACAAACTAATGCGGCTAACTGAAACCATGCAGTATACTGCAAAATGCGGATTGGGACAATCTGTAGCAAATTCATTTTCGTCGATTGTTGAGAATTTTAGAGAAGAGATGATTTATTAA
- a CDS encoding NADH-dependent [FeFe] hydrogenase, group A6: MSKKLNITINGFPVEIAAGKTILEAAEEQGITIPTLCHHKDLCVAGNCRVCVVEVAGQNRLSAACATPCEEGMEVLTNSLKVRNSRKQIIELLLAEHNADCTKCYRNGNCELQTLASEYKIMTQDFLELVPLKQYSIDAYSPSIMKDDSKCIRCQRCVRTCAELQGVNALTVAHKGDKMKITTFFEKAMRDVVCTNCGQCINHCPTGALVEKNYIEEVWEAIANPKKHVVVQTAPAVRVGLGEELGLKPGKRVTGQMVAALKRLGFDSVLDTDFTADLTIMEEGTELLTRLKKALVDKDESVTLPMATSCSPGWIKYIEHMYPEHLNNLSTCKSPQQMFGALVKTYYAKARNLEPENIVSVSIMPCTAKKYEAYRPEMHDSGYRDVDYVLTTRELAILIKQAGLDFNKLEPVKYDRLMGESSGAAVIFGATGGVMEAALRTAYEIVTGREVPFDNLNITPVRGMDGIREASIKIDNPLKEWAFLDGVELKCAVAHGLINAKTVMDSVRAGTADYHFIEFMACPGGCLGGGGQPIPTNPEIRQKRAEAIYAEDEGLTIRKSHENPEVQKLYHDFLKEPLGEISHHLLHTKYTKRERY; the protein is encoded by the coding sequence ATGAGTAAAAAATTAAATATAACCATTAACGGTTTTCCGGTTGAAATTGCAGCCGGGAAAACCATTCTGGAAGCCGCAGAAGAGCAAGGAATTACCATTCCAACCTTATGCCATCATAAAGATTTGTGCGTTGCCGGAAACTGTCGCGTGTGTGTGGTTGAGGTAGCAGGGCAAAACCGCTTGTCGGCTGCATGTGCAACGCCTTGCGAAGAAGGAATGGAAGTGTTGACCAACAGTTTGAAAGTTCGTAACTCACGAAAACAAATCATTGAATTACTATTGGCAGAACACAATGCGGATTGCACCAAATGCTACCGAAACGGAAACTGCGAACTGCAAACACTGGCCTCGGAATACAAAATAATGACCCAGGACTTTCTCGAGCTCGTTCCCCTAAAACAATATAGTATTGATGCTTATTCGCCTTCAATAATGAAAGACGACAGCAAATGTATACGCTGCCAGCGATGCGTAAGAACCTGTGCCGAGCTGCAGGGTGTAAATGCGCTGACTGTTGCCCACAAAGGCGACAAAATGAAAATTACCACTTTCTTTGAGAAGGCTATGCGCGATGTGGTTTGTACCAATTGCGGGCAATGCATAAACCACTGCCCTACCGGAGCTTTGGTAGAGAAAAATTACATTGAGGAAGTTTGGGAAGCCATTGCAAATCCGAAAAAACATGTCGTAGTACAAACCGCCCCTGCAGTAAGAGTTGGTTTAGGCGAAGAACTGGGACTAAAACCGGGCAAACGCGTTACCGGACAAATGGTAGCCGCCTTAAAACGTTTAGGTTTCGACTCGGTACTCGATACCGATTTTACTGCCGACCTAACAATTATGGAGGAAGGTACCGAACTACTTACCCGTTTGAAAAAAGCCCTGGTAGATAAAGATGAGTCGGTTACACTGCCAATGGCAACATCTTGTTCGCCAGGATGGATTAAGTACATCGAGCACATGTATCCCGAACATTTGAATAACCTTTCAACCTGTAAATCGCCACAACAAATGTTTGGGGCACTGGTTAAAACCTATTATGCCAAAGCACGCAACCTTGAACCTGAAAATATTGTATCTGTTTCGATTATGCCGTGCACAGCAAAAAAATACGAGGCTTACCGCCCTGAAATGCATGATAGTGGCTACCGCGATGTAGACTACGTACTTACTACGCGAGAACTCGCCATTCTTATAAAACAAGCCGGTTTGGATTTTAACAAACTTGAACCGGTTAAGTACGACCGTTTAATGGGAGAATCATCGGGCGCAGCAGTAATTTTTGGTGCCACCGGAGGTGTAATGGAGGCTGCTTTACGAACAGCCTACGAAATTGTTACAGGCCGCGAAGTACCGTTTGACAACCTGAATATTACTCCTGTACGCGGCATGGATGGCATTCGCGAAGCTTCAATTAAAATTGACAATCCACTAAAAGAGTGGGCCTTTTTGGATGGGGTTGAGCTAAAATGTGCCGTTGCACACGGCTTAATAAATGCCAAAACTGTAATGGATTCAGTGAGAGCCGGAACTGCAGACTATCATTTTATTGAATTTATGGCGTGCCCCGGTGGTTGCCTGGGTGGTGGAGGCCAGCCTATTCCAACCAATCCCGAGATAAGGCAAAAACGTGCAGAAGCAATTTATGCTGAAGATGAAGGTTTAACGATACGAAAATCGCATGAAAATCCTGAGGTTCAGAAATTATATCACGATTTCTTAAAAGAACCGCTTGGCGAAATTTCGCACCACTTGCTGCATACAAAATACACCAAGCGCGAAAGGTATTAA
- a CDS encoding methylated-DNA--[protein]-cysteine S-methyltransferase, translating to MKQFTRYIPSPIGWLRLLSSEKALTSIKFVDTSSNWSEQQPTILGQTAKQLEAYFQGNLKSFNLQFEPEGTLFQQKIWKLVQGIEYGATASYLEIARQSGSEKNTRAVGLANGKNPIPIIIPCHRIIGSSGKLTGYAGGIERKRWLLNHERTNTKIPDQLF from the coding sequence ATGAAACAATTTACAAGATATATTCCTTCACCAATTGGATGGCTCCGGTTATTATCGTCAGAAAAAGCGTTAACATCCATTAAATTTGTAGATACCAGCTCAAATTGGAGTGAGCAACAACCAACAATCCTTGGGCAAACTGCAAAGCAACTTGAAGCTTACTTTCAAGGAAATTTGAAATCGTTTAATCTTCAATTCGAACCGGAAGGAACACTGTTTCAGCAAAAGATATGGAAACTGGTGCAAGGAATAGAATACGGTGCAACGGCAAGCTATCTTGAAATTGCCCGGCAATCAGGATCAGAAAAAAATACGCGGGCAGTAGGTTTAGCCAACGGGAAAAATCCTATTCCAATTATAATTCCTTGTCATCGAATAATTGGAAGTTCGGGTAAACTCACCGGATATGCCGGAGGAATAGAACGCAAGCGCTGGCTGCTAAATCACGAAAGAACTAACACAAAAATTCCGGACCAACTATTCTAA